Genomic segment of Paenibacillaceae bacterium GAS479:
GCAGGCAGAGGCTGTTTCCAGTTATATCCGCGAAGAGGTTCAACTGCTGCTTGAGGGAAATATGAAATTTTATCATGAGCGCCGCCCAGAGCTGGAAGCGCAAACGGAAAGAATGAGCGCGCTAGGCACCGCCCTGCTAGTAGTCATTACGATTCTCGGCGTTATTATCGCTCTATGGATATCGCGCAGCATTACGATTCCTGTATCGAGGCTGGCGGGCATGGCGCGAGAGCTGCAGTCGGGCAACCTGAATCCTCCGCGCCCTCTGCCTTCCTCAACCGATGAGCTAGGGCAGCTGACGCGAGCATTTGAGGATATGTCAGTCGGAGTGCGGGAGCATGTCGAGCGGGAAAGACAGCTGCTCGAAAAGGATCGGCTCGTCAAGGAACTTGAGCTGAAGTCGCTGCAAAGCCAGATTAACCCCCATTTTCTATTCAACACGCTTAATGTCATCTCTCGAATGGCTATGCTTGAAGGAGCTGGCAAGTCCAGTGATCTGATCGTGTCGGTATCCAGCCTGTTGCGCTACAATTTACGAAAGCTTGACGAACCAGTCACACTCAAAGACGAACTGATGCAAATCAGAGACTACTTTGCTATTCAGCAGGCGCGTTTCCGGGATCGGGTCAAGCTAACTATCGAGGTGGAGGAAGAATCGCTGTTTGATCTCAGCCTGCCCGCTCTGACGCTGCAGCCGCTCGTAGAGAATGCGTTCCAGCATGGAATTGCTGATCTGGAAGGCGAGGCCGAGATCGGCGTTAAGGCGCTCTACAGCATGAATGTTGCCACGGTCATCGTGTGGGATAATGGAGCCGGCATGAGTGAGGAGACGTTGGATAGGCTGAAAAAAATGGAGCCCGCGCCATCAAGCGAAGCGCATTCTGGTATCGGTGCGGCCAACGTGTTCCGCCGGTTGGAATTATTTTTCGGGCGCTCCCATCTGCTGTCTCTATCGAGCTCACCCGGCAAGGGCACAACGATAACCCTCGAGTTACCACTTAGGGCAAAGGAGGAAACTAATGATCCGGATTCTGATCGCAGATGATGAGCCGCTGGAGCGGGAAGGGCTGGAATGGCTGCTGCGGGACCGTTTCCCGGGGCAGTTCCGATACTACCATGCTGCCAGCGGAAGGAGTGCCATCGAGCTGGCCGAGGAGCATCATCCGCAGCTTATATTTATGGATATCAATATGCCGGGCATCAAAGGGCTTGAAGCGATTAAGGAGATCAAGCCGTCGCTGCCTGAGGCCAAAATCATCCTGTTAACTGCATATGATTATTTCGGTTATGCCCGGGAGGCGGTTTCGCTCGGGGTCAACGAGTACCTTGTCAAACCAGCGAGAAGACAGGAAATCGGAGAGCTCGTGGAGCGGCTGCTTGCTGAGCTTGAAATGGACAAGCGTAAACGCGCTGCCGAA
This window contains:
- a CDS encoding Histidine kinase-, DNA gyrase B-, and HSP90-like ATPase, translating into MTIRKKLLVFIPLLLLLVSGVSALLVQSDMLVRNRYEQILERMLLYQRAEDLSETQLASLYRYLADLKPETRQQLNQNSALLSSHTALLRASGASLSDVSALPLAEQLQSLLRLSGEASSSAESGSEVEALRGYEQAEAVSSYIREEVQLLLEGNMKFYHERRPELEAQTERMSALGTALLVVITILGVIIALWISRSITIPVSRLAGMARELQSGNLNPPRPLPSSTDELGQLTRAFEDMSVGVREHVERERQLLEKDRLVKELELKSLQSQINPHFLFNTLNVISRMAMLEGAGKSSDLIVSVSSLLRYNLRKLDEPVTLKDELMQIRDYFAIQQARFRDRVKLTIEVEEESLFDLSLPALTLQPLVENAFQHGIADLEGEAEIGVKALYSMNVATVIVWDNGAGMSEETLDRLKKMEPAPSSEAHSGIGAANVFRRLELFFGRSHLLSLSSSPGKGTTITLELPLRAKEETNDPDSDRR